In Felis catus isolate Fca126 chromosome E1, F.catus_Fca126_mat1.0, whole genome shotgun sequence, the following proteins share a genomic window:
- the RCVRN gene encoding recoverin, whose amino-acid sequence MGNSKSGALSKEILEELQLNTKFTEEELCAWYQSFLKDCPSGRITRQEFQSIYAKFFPEADPKAYAQHVFRSFDANSDGTLDFKEYVIALHMTSVGKTNQKLEWAFSLYDVDGNGAISKNEVLEIVMAIFKMISPEDAKNLPEDENTPEKRTEKIWGFFGKKDDDKLTEEEFIEGTLANKEILRLIQFEPQKVKEKLKEKKP is encoded by the exons ATGGGGAACAGCAAAAGCGGGGCCCTGTCCAAGGAGATCCTGGAGGAGCTGCAGCTGAACACCAAGTTCACAGAGGAGGAGCTGTGTGCCTGGTACCAGTCCTTCCTGAAGGACTGTCCCAGCGGCCGCATCACGCGACAGGAGTTCCAGAGCATCTACGCCAAGTTCTTCCCCGAAGCCGACCCCAAGGCCTACGCCCAGCATGTGTTCCGAAGCTTCGACGCCAACAGCGACGGCACCCTGGACTTCAAGGAGTATGTCATCGCCCTGCACATGACCTCCGTGGGCAAGACCAACCAGAAGCTGGAGTGGGCCTTCTCCCTCTACGACGTGGACGGCAACGGAGCCATCAGCAAGAACGAAGTGCTGGAGATCGTCATG GCTATTTTCAAAATGATCAGTCCCGAGGACGCGAAGAACCTTCCAGAGGATGAAAACACCCCAGAGAAGCGAACCGAGAAGATCTGGGggttctttggaaagaaagatgATG ACAAACTCACGGAGGAAGAGTTCATCGAGGGGACCCTGGCCAATAAGGAAATCCTGCGACTGATCCAATTTGAGCCtcaaaaagtgaaggaaaagttAAAGGAGAAGAAACCCTGA